The Tachysurus fulvidraco isolate hzauxx_2018 chromosome 4, HZAU_PFXX_2.0, whole genome shotgun sequence DNA window TCGGGGGGGATGAAGGAAAGAACTCTCTCAGACTCCCATCTCTTGAAGCGGACACATGGATGGAAGCTCACGTCATCCAGGAGTCTGGGGTTCTGCAGGGGGAAAATGTACATGACTGATATCCTGCTTCTCTCACCAATAAGACAAAGCCACATGTCACTGGAAATAAAACACGAGTTTGGAtggaaaatttaaatttattagtGACTCCACCAGGCACACAGAAGCCGGTCAGTTTCATCTAACGGTTGCCTGGAAACCTAATTGAATAACGTAATGTAATAACATGTGGTGAGCTGGTGAAGTGCATTTATCCAGGCTAAAGGTTATGAATTTGCAGGAAGTAGATGCTTGTGTCCACATAATTATCATATCCTAATAAAGATCATGAAGAGCACGATTTATTTACAAACTCAGCAAAAAGCCAGCAATGAGTTGTGCTGTTCTGGCGTCAGATCGTGAGTGGAGATTTTTATTCAAGTCTGACGAACgtcttaattttcttttaataaaagatTAACCGTGTTAACTGggttttaaactttaatatcttttttattctgtttctatacttctgtaaagctgctttgagacaatgtgaattgcaccatatatttttttaataatgttttggaacagtctgaaataaataaataaataaataaataaatacatacatacatacatacatacatacatttcatCAGCCATATTGCACACTGGCTAATATGTAGCAGGTGATGAGAATAAATAGAAACTTTCagcatttcttttctctcaggTTTTGTCTGTCACGGCATGTTACGGTATTAAACAACCTCTTTACAGAGTAATTCCCTTTAGCCGTGTCTTCGCATGGTATAAAACATGACACTCACCATGAATGAAAGTGTAAGATCAGGCATTCCTGAGAGTTTCACGCAAGCATCAATCACTCCCTGGATTTCCGCAAACACTGTCGTGCCTAAAGATCGGACACTACAGATAAACTCTGTGCACTTTTGTTTCATGTCACATTGCAAGAATCATGGAAAATGTCGTTAAAATACAGGGTCATTTTCTGGAATTGAAGAATGAAACTAAGTATACCGGATTTATCCAGGATGGCGTCGACTTCTTCCACCACATCAAAATAGGCTTCGTTATTAGTGTATTTAACAGCTGCCCTCCTCCAGGGGATAGTGGACAGTTGTCCAGTAGGGAGAGTCTCACCAACATTACTGCTGCCTAACAGGAAGACAGGGAAGATAAAAGATGTTAGCTatagaaaagaaacatttaagcAGTTACTACTGCTGGTCTGGTAAAGCAAAGTGAGGGCACTGTAAGACAGTATCTTCATACTTGCAAGCCACTTGTCTTTTCCAGTTTTTCACTGGAATTAAAACAGTGAATGGGAACTAACTGAAGGTAGGAGCTTAAGTTTTTAGGACCTCAGGCTCTATATGAGGCGGTTGTTTGGATTTGTCACGTTACCTTTACTCGTACCTAATTTAAATAGAATggagtaaaacattttaaatgtcactTCTCACACTGTCGCTTCCAGTGAATTTGAAAATCCATTTGAGGCACATAGAAAATAAAAGGCTAACTTTTTTACTTTGTTGCTCGCTTGTGTGAATGCAGTGTTGGTTTGTGGACGTTACCCATGCAGCCAGAGCGCTGATCTCATTTACCACCACAATGTGAAAGTCTGAGTTTACTCAGCACACTAAAGTGAGAATTTGTCCAGCTCTACAAATATTACTGAAGCTCACTTCTGTTCCATTTacaatgaaatgtattttcaaAAAACCAATGCTTTGATTCTGAATCTCctaaaagaaaaactcacataGTTACACAGGTTTTTAAAAACGATGACCTACCCGTGATGCTGTTGACCATAGAGCGCAAAATGGTGGGAGGTTTAATAAGTTCTTTCAGGATGTTGGACTCTGTGGCCAAAGGAAAGCCATTATCCAGCATTTCTTCAAGGAGCTCATACACGATGACAACATTGTCCTTAATAGTAGCTTCTGAGCATTCCCCAAAATAATCCTGCATGAAGGATTACATTGGTCAGAGACCTTCatatacagacagactgatGTGCAGAATGCATGTAATATATTTGAAATGGATTCTACCTGAAATGTCTCAGCAACACGATGAAGAAATTCAATAACAAAGAGGGGGGGTACTTCTGCCTGGATGACGGAAACAAAAAAGATCTTCTCGCGGTAGATATTAATGAGGTAGTGATGAGGCGTGCAGAGCACAGGAGGCACGTTCTCAGGGTCCCCCGCTTTCTCCCTAGCTTCAAAAAAGTAATCGCAGACAGAGCGGCTTATCACACTCTTCCAGTGTTTTTCCAGGAATATGTCACCAATGCCGTTAATCAGGAACAAGCTGTGAATCATGTTGTGCACTGTGGGAAGGAAAATAGTGACAATTAGCTTTATTATTTATGCAAATGCATTTGACTGTGCTGGTGATGCTGAGGCACTAGAGTACAGCACAATACTAGAATTCTAAGACATTTGAACAACATAAAGAAGTTATTATGGCTCAGATTCTTTGCAAAATATCTGggaaattaattttaatgtttaatgacaGGCTGCAGAATGGTGCAGTGGGAAGCACACGAACTAAAATGTACAGTTTCAAACCGTTTTTGAACCGAAGCCCTAATTGTGTGCCCTATTGAATACTATTGTGTGTACGGAGTGTCCCAGGTCTGAGCTAGTTTTCTCCTGGCTCTCTGAGTTCCTCCTAGGAAAACTATTACccttaggtgtgaatgagtgtgataATGAATTATTTCAGTTCCAAGTTGCACTCACTCCTCATGCCGATATTCCTGGGACTGGCTACGGATACTGTAACCCTGACCTGGATAAAGCAGTGATAGAAGGCGGATGGAGgagtgaatggatggatggatgaataaatgaattgatGGAtgcatgaatggatgaatgagtggatggatggatgaatgaatgaatgaatggatggatgagtgggtggatggatgaatgaatggatgaatgttgTATGATTTTTGGAGGATTTCAGGACAGTACTAAACTGGAAATAGAATATAattctggcactaaaacaaattcctcgcatgtgaaaacatgcctgccAATAAAgctaattctgattctgataatggGTATTGATGGTATTGATGGTAttgatggtgtgatggtgaacccccccccccttcactcactcacacacacacacacacacacacacacacacacacacacacacacacacacactttattgtaTGCATCACCGAAGATGTAAAAAACTCCTGCTTTGGCTGTAAGTTGGTAAACACCACAATCAGAGATTAATACAAAGGTCCAGGTATAATGAGTTTGCTCTACTCAAACTTGTGTTCTGCTTTTTTAACCTTTCTTTAGCTGACATTTACTAGTTTTAcgttatacaaaaaaattataaaccaACACCTTACACGCGTAGTTAAATGAAAACATACTGAAATTAAAATTACCTTTTTACAGAGAAACGTCTCGGAGAGAGCAAAAATAAAGTAAGAGGAAAAGTCTTCGGTGGCAATATGGCAGTAATTCCGAAGGCTTGTACAGAGAGGTGTCTACAAATGTGACGTTTagaaatgattttaaaacaaggagctaataaaaaaatcttaaattaaatcatatctcaaacacacacgttaGTCTATATCTAACTCAAATCTACAGTATTTACCAATCTGGCTAGTTTTATCAAAATTAAATAACgtttttcttattgtttttgtaCAGGCAGTAAGAAGGACAGCTATAACTCAATACTCGTCTTGTCCCAAACGGATAAGCAAGTTATAAATAGGGCACTATATCGAAGGTAGAACGGCTTATTTCGGACCCTGCTTAGTGCGACTATGTAGGGATCATAGGGGGATTTAGGGACGGCTTCCTCTCCACGCTTTCTACCGCTGTTTCTCTTTTAGATTTGCTCAAGCAAGGAGGTAGAGgcttgtatttattattttagtgtCTTGTTAAATAAGCCATGGCTACAGGAGAGCCCaaaagcaagaaaatcaaacTTGAGGAAAAGACAATCAGGTGAGTTCATATCAACAATCTGCACTACAATGTTGTGAAGAGATTTTATGCAGGAAATATTCATGTGCACTTTAATGATATTGCCTCTCGTTGTAAAGTCACGTTTGTTTCAGAGCCGTTTTGGATTTTCCTTCTTTCTGATCAGTGATACTGTAGCTTTGTGCTGCTGAATGCTGCACTGTTGCTATTTATTTGTGGCACAGTCTATTTGTGCCCTTTTCTAACAGTAATGTTGATGCTCCATCGAGTCCCTTATGTTTGGGTAACAATATATTTACAGATATAAGCTGGCTGGATGTGATTTATGTGAAGCCTCAGTTAAGGTCGTGTTACATGTGCTAGTGTATTGTGTTGCACACTGATTCTACACACACAGGTCTGGACCTAGTCCAAGGTTCAAACGTTTGTTTGATTGTCCTCTGTTAAGCATTATGGAGGTTCAGTGTCACTGTGTCCTGAGACTTGGTTAGCTGTGAGGACTGACAGATGTTTACAGGGAGGCAAATCCGGGGAACAataaagagcaaaaaacagattttagaAAACGTACTCAAGGCACCATCCCTTGTGTGATATACACATTCGAGAtttgaggctttttttttttttaaacagtgtctACAAAGTAAACCCGCAGAACAAATTACTAAAAATGGACACTAAGTTGTATGAAACCCATGTTAGTAAAAAGCACTAAGGGTTCAACATCAGGTCAGCACAATGTTCCCAAACGCGGCACGTGGAAAGTGATTGCCACCCACTCTCACCGAAACCAATGCAGAAGCATGGGTGATTTATATGCGTAACCCCGCCCATTTACCTCATTTACGCACTTTTCATTGGTTTGGGGGATCAAAGAAAGGATTAAATAGCCGCTTTCGACCAATCAGCTTTAAAAACCCTTGTCTTGGTTACACTTATTGATAGACTGCATACAGTGCTGGTAAATGTGGTGTATATTTAAAGCAGCATCTTTCGGATAAAGCTCCATCATTATAACATTAGCAGTATGGCCAGGTAAGTGTACCTTTTCATATTATAAGACATTATTGTGCTGAGATGACAGAGACATGTATGTGGCCCTTTTtaatgcatgattttttttcaacctACTAAAAAGCAAAAATCTATTTCTATCTTTTGCAATAGGTTTTAATAAGCTTCTCGAAGGGTGTTGTTTCTTTAGATTATTCCATGTTTATTTAAGTTTAGTTTTAATTTCAACTGATCTTTATTATACGTACTAATGTAGActgtagaaatataaaaaaataaataaaaataggtaAACCATCTCTAGGCATGTCCTTGTCatgcagtgttgtgtttaaaacataaacatattttgTTCAACAACTTCTGTGACTTTTCCTACTCCAAAATCTCCCACATTATACATCTGTGTTTAGCAAAAAACTTTCCCACAAACCTTTTCCATGGTGTCAACATGTTTTGCAGGTTCACTATGTTTTCTTTCGATCATTGAAATATTTCTTCATAAGAGAGTTGTGTAGACTTATTTTGATACATGCATGCTGTTGCCTCGTGGATTGATTTTCAGCAGCTGGAACGTCTGCAGTTTTGTGCTGCTTTGAATGTCCAGGTTACTCGGTACAATTTCACAATCGGGgtgaataaaataatctttGACCCAAAGTTTCCAATGATTTTACACCGCAAGTTTGACCAAGTGATTTCCTAACAATGCTATGTCACGTATTTACCAGCAATATGGTTGATATTTTAAGAAACATACCCATTCTTTGGACTAAAAAAAGTGATAAAAGTAACAAAActccaaaatatatatatatttttttttaaatttgcctCAGTGTCTGTTATCTCTTATCTATCCTGGACATATGCAAACATACAGAGTGTTGGTATTTCTATGCAGGCTTGAAGCTTGCTGATAATTCGGTGTTTAAATGCTTTTCCGTtcgtgtaaatgtgtgtagttttatACCTGACTGATTGTTCCATCCGTGTCTACTGCATATTTCTGCCAGGTGAAATCCCAACCCATATCATGCCGAGGGCAAATACATAGAACTCCTATTTACTGGATAAAAGTCCCTCAGGCAGATTAAGTTAAGGCTGAATAAAATCATGAGGGTGGAGTagatgtggtgttttttttttcctaatccTGTGTGATCAGGTGATCAAACGTTTTCAATCAAATGAGCCTAATTAAAATCCTATGCTTTTGTTCTCACAGTCAAAATGCTCTCTTTGGCATGGGAAATCCCCTGCTGGACATGTGTGCTGTGGTGGACAAGGATTTTCTTGACAAGTAAGTCACACGTTTCTTTTAAGGTGAAGTTTGCTGTGACAGGATGCAACAGGCTTTAATTCCTCTGTGAAATGTGCCAGCCTACGTTATGCTTCTCAGGAAAATGCCTAATTCCCTAACCTGAAAGAGTGCATGCACACTAGCCTtcatcattgttgttttttctctccagcCTGCGAGGGTACTAAATCTCATGTTCGTGACTCGACTGGACTGTTTCTTTAAGGAGGTGGCATGTGTGGGCACCCCGTGGGCAAGATGAATCCGCGTGTACTGACACGTAGACTTGTTCACACGCCTGCCATTCTAGTGCCAGTCATAAAACAATACCCCTCACTGCTTGCTGTTCTCTCACTGCATTACATAAGctttaaaacacacaagaaGTGCTAGTTTCCAGGCTTAGCTTTCCGGGGGATGCAATACTAAAGTTTTAATGGTAGAAATGGTGTATGAGCAGAGATTTTGTAACGCAGCATGTGTAGCTTGTAAGGACAAAGGTTTAGGCTCatgatttgtctttttttttttaaagcatgctTTGATTATGTAGTTGTATTTAGCAGTCTTTCAATTtactaacattttatatatatatatatatatatatatatatatatatatatatatatatatatatatatatatatatacacacacacatacataatatattataaaaaaatatttttgaaaatttCATTTTGTCTGCTTTTCTTCATATTCATACTAAACCCATTCCCAGCACAgctgttttatgttgtgtgatTCCCACAAAACTCCATTAAAATCAACATTACAGAATACAGGAACCAGAAAACAGTAAGATGAAAACTTAATGGTGCTAAATCTTTCAACTCAACCTTTGCAATAAATACAGTTCCCACAGACACAATAATGTGGCCTCCTTATACGGTGCTGCTACTCTAACCAAATGAgtattattgtaattttttttttgattgatgGATTTGTTTTGGATTGACTTCTGTCTGGCTTTtaatatgaaattaaatattacattttgtttcataGGAAATCGACTCACTATGGTTTACATTAGTGAGTCGTCTTGCATGTAAATTTAAACCAAATCCCCTGAGGATGTAGCTGTTTGTTTCTAAACTAACCGGATTTTCAGGAATACCTTAAAACGGTTTCTGTATGAATGTCCCTAAGAGCAGTTTGCTAATACATTAGTTTATATCCTGCTTCATTAATCAGAACAGATAATGAATTCACTcagataatgtaataaaatcatTTGGATATGTGTAGTGAAGCCCACAGGAAGTTCAATGTGAAATATGAACTTTGTTctcatattcattttattattattttttttataataaatgtcagCATTCAGCAGTTAGTCGCAAGCTGTTAAACCGAGAAGACGAGAGAGGTTAACTAAAGCAAATGAAAATCATTAGTTCAAAGTTGAGACTGTGGATTAGTATCAGTTTAAAGATGcctgttacacaaacacacggtgCGTGGGATAACATGGCCAAACTGACTACGTAAACCTGTGAGCTTGGAACAAATCCTTCGTTTATTAATGATGGATGTCATTTAAGCAATTCTGTATCTAAGCTTTTAGGAATATAGAGCCATCAAAACTTGTTGGTTTTAGAACagtacagttatagaaggggaattatttataatcacactctccggtGTCACCAGATGAGTCGCTGGTTCCTCTTATGGTTTCTTCCACATCGCCACACCgctgttgcctctggcttgctcgttAGGGATAACGTATTAATAAATGTAGAATTTCTATCCTGAATTGATCTATTTctttaagctgctttgtgacccAATCCATTGTTAAATGTCCTGTTCAAATTAAACTGAATGGAATTCATCTGTAGTTCACTAACACTAAAGCACTAGATTGTGTTCAGTATCACTTTGTGTGTCTAGGGAAGTTCAGTTAGTATCCACAGAGATGTGGAGCTGCTTGAGCAATCCGTGTGTGAGACTGTAATGCGTCTGCTGAACTGACAGAATCAGTATGTATGTTTAAGTTCTTGGAAATGTAAATAGGCATTCGTGCCTTAAACTTTACTACGTCAATGTTGATGGGGAACAGTGTGAAGAACAGGGGGATgaaggttttcttttcttttcagtgcTTTTGGAGTAAATACTTCACAGTAAATGTTATGGTGAATTTTGAAGCGTGTATAGAGGCCTGTGTGTCCATTGTGTTTTACTGATAGGTCACGGTTGGTTATTATTGTGTGTAAACACCTAACAGCCCGAGTAGGAAATTTCAACCTGCTGTCTGATTGTGAAAGCCTGCTGTCGTCATCAGCTGGACTTTATCTCTGCAGTAGATATTCAGCAAATGCGCTTTTTTCAAATCAGTAAAaattttcaaatcattttatttatttatttttttaatatgttgcaTTTGTAACACATCATCTCTTAAACTGCAGTAATATAAATATCAAAATCCCCTTAATTTGTCCTTTAATGACCACCATATTTATGAGAAATGAGAACGATAGAAGCTCTGTGTAATCACCTCATCTCATATAGCCTTAAATCTTATGGTGGTGTTGATTTTGTCAGTATGATGTACACGTTAATTTCATTATAAACCGTGAAAGTGACTTCAGTGTAAGCACATTGAACTTggctgtatttaaaaaaaaaaaaaaaaaaaaaaattataaatgtgacattttttttgtttttgccctacttttcatgagctgaactctgaagactttttctatgtacacaaaaaacctatttctctcaaatactgttcacaaatctgtctaaatctgtgttagtgacCACTTCTCCTTTGCCGATataatccatccacctcacaggtgtggcatatcaagatgctgattagacggcatgattattgcacaggtgtgccGTAGGCTGGCCACAATAAAAGGTCACTCTAAAATGTGCGTTTTTTTATCACAAATGCCACAGATGTTGCAAGTTTTGAGGGAGCATGCAATTGGCATGCTGACTGCAGGATTGTCCACCAGATCTGTTGCCCGTGAATTGAATGTTCATTTCTCTACCATAAGCCGTCTCCAAAGGCATTTCAGAAAATTTGGCAGTACATAAAACCGGCCCAGAACCTC harbors:
- the ap3m1 gene encoding AP-3 complex subunit mu-1; its protein translation is MIHSLFLINGIGDIFLEKHWKSVISRSVCDYFFEAREKAGDPENVPPVLCTPHHYLINIYREKIFFVSVIQAEVPPLFVIEFLHRVAETFQDYFGECSEATIKDNVVIVYELLEEMLDNGFPLATESNILKELIKPPTILRSMVNSITGSSNVGETLPTGQLSTIPWRRAAVKYTNNEAYFDVVEEVDAILDKSGTTVFAEIQGVIDACVKLSGMPDLTLSFMNPRLLDDVSFHPCVRFKRWESERVLSFIPPDGNFRLMSYHVTAQNLVAIPVYVKQNISFFETGSSGRLDITVGPKQTMGKTVECVGVTIHMPKVVLSANLTATQGTYTYDPVTKILAWDIGKLNQQKLPNLKGSLSLQSGSPKPEENPSLNIHFKIQQLAISGLKVNRLDMYGEKYKPFKGVKYLTKAGKFQVRT